The DNA region AACCGGCCCTTACTCACCGTTCATCTTGCTGCACCTGCTCACCACACTGAGCGGCTGGCCAACCACTCGACACCTGACCGTCGTCGATGGGACTGAAACGCTCTTTGCTTTTGGTGACTCCGCCAATGCAACACTGCCCGAACTTAGATTGACCTACGCCCAACTCAGAAACGGTGAACTGACAGACGCTGTTGTCGAGAAGCTGAGAACTGAAGAGCTCAGTGAGCTATTCAAAGGGCTGGTGCCATCCACTGCCTCTAACGCAGAGCGCCTGGCGCAGTGTCTTGAGACCCACCTTGCGGCAACAAAAGACCTGCTGTTCCCAAAAATTTATGCGCTGACCGATCAACCGGAAAACCCGATAGACGAACACATTCGCACGAAGTATCCAACGCTGCCAAAAAGCTATCTGCAGCAGCTGACACTCAGCCTCAGTGCACTGGAAAAACAGCAAATCGTGCGGGAAAGGCAGTTGCTGCCTCTCATGGAAACGGAAGCAGACGAATATTCCAAAGAAGTTGAAACAGCACGTACTTATGAGGGGCTTTATCTTGATTCCGCCCGCCCTCTTGACACCGACCAACTCATCCTCATGAACCTCAGGCACTTGCCCAACTGGGCCGACTCGGTGCACATCGAAATGCGTGATGCCACCCTCAACGGCACATTGCTGAGCAGCGTCGGCAGTGACACAGCCGTTCATCGCAGAGTTCTGGTTCGAGAAGGAGCGCAGTACAGGGCTTACGATGCTGCGGGAAATCCGCTTAGTGGACTGGCCGATCTCTACATCTCGATCAAAGCGGCCCTGCCTGAAGCCGAGCGCTTTGCCGCGGCCAATAGTTGGGCTGACCGTGTAAAAACCGCGATCAACAGCGTCATAGAGCGTCTGCACAAACAACCACTGGCTATTCGGGAAGGTGTTGCGTCATGGCCTACCGAGCCCGCAAACCCAGGCTTCCCCCTTGACACCCATTTCGCCCGGCAAGAAACACCGACGAACCTGTCGCTGCGCGCAGACGGCGTTTATGAACAGCGCCCCCTACAAGGTGGCACGCACACGTATTACGTGCTGGAAAACCGCCTGTACTACCAAGTGCAATACGCCAAACCGGGTTGGCAAGTCATCGATGCACGCAGCCCCTATCGAGCGTACAAGCCCTACGTGCGGCAAAAGGCTGGAGGTGGTTGGGAGATCGATACCGATAGCGGGTTACCGGGCGGCACGCCGGGCGTTGACTCGTCAAGGCACCTCGATATCCCGGAGGAGGCAAGCGGCAGCTATCACAGCGCTACCGAATACGTCATGCCTGTGCCATTCACTGCCGCCGAACACGACCGCATGTCCAGCATCAGATCCTTTCAACAGACCCCCAACACACGCGGTAACTATGATCGTGCCAACAACGGCCGCTACCCCCTCAGGGACCTGAAAGGGCAACCGTTACGCATCAAAAAAATTCAGCAGCAGGTCAATTCTGCTGATGGCGGTACCCGCTACGGGGCCGCGGCAATCAAACCTTACATTCAATGGGAGGGCTTCGAAGGCGTTGCCAACCTGTACGAAGAAAAACTGGCGCTACGCACATTCACCGCCGCCGACTGCAAGGTGCCTGAGGAAAGGACCTTGATTGGGCAAGACATGGTGAGCAGCAAAAAGCCGCTGGTTAAAGGGGAGATTCTTGGGGTCTATGGTGGAGGATTGATACCCGGTTATGTCGGTGTCGCCAGAAAGGACCCGTTCCTCATCGATGTACTGCCTGGGAAGCTGTTCACCCACGCCAGGCCTCCTACCGTTCTGTTGTCCGGAGACAATGTGCTGTCCCGAATGAATACCCTCTTCGAGTACGAACAGGGCAAGCCGGCACGACAGGCAACAACGGGTTACAACGTCGAAGCCGTGCCGTTTGATGTGGAGGTTCAAGCCCAAGGCGGGGGCAAGGAAAAATACCTGCTGTATGCATTCTTTGCCATCGACGACATTCCCGTCGACAACGAGCTACGTTGGAACTATGGCTACACCGAGCAAGCGATCAGAAACCTGTTCGCCTGAAACACAGCTATCAACCGCCGACACCCTCGACGTTACTCGTCGTCGAAGTTGTAGCTGCCCGGCGCCAGGTTTTCGAAACGGGTGTACTTACCGATGAACGCCAGTCGTGACGTGCCGATCGGGCCGTTCCGCTGCTTGCCGATGATGATCTCGGCGATGCCTTTGTGTTCGGTTTCCGGGTGATACACCTCGTCCCGGTACACGAACATGATCACGTCGGCATCCTGCTCGATCGCTCCGGATTCCCGGAGGTCGGAGTTGATCGGGCGTTTGTTCGGGCGTTGCTCCAGGGAGCGGTTGAGCTGGGACAACGCCACCACCGGACAGTTGAATTCCTTGGCCAGGGCTTTCAAGGAACGGGAGATCTCGGAAATCTCGTTGGTCCGGTTGTCACCGCCAGAACCTGGAATCTGCATCAATTGCAGGTAGTCGATCATGATCAGGGCGACATCGCCGTGCTCACGCACCAGACGCCGAGTCCGCGCGCGCATCTCCGACGGGCTGATACCGGCCGTATCGTCAATGAACAGCTTGCGATCATTGAGCAAGTTGACCGCCGATGTCAGGCGCGGCCAATCGTCGTCTTCCAGGCGACCGGCACGAACCTTGGTCTGATCGATCCGGCCGAGGGACGACAACATACGCATGATCAGCGATTCGCCTGGCATCTCCAGCGAGTAAACCAATACGCATTTGTCGCTGCGCAGCACGGCGTTTTCTACCAGGTTCATCGCAAAGGTGGTTTTACCCATGGATGGACGACCGGCGACGATGATCAGGTCAGACGGTTGCAGGCCGCTGGTCATACCGTCGAGATCGGTATAACCGGTGGACAGGCCGGTAATGGCGTTGTCAGTGTTGAACAAGGTATCGATGCGGTCGATGGCCTTGGTCAACAAGTCATTCACGCTCAC from Pseudomonas sp. ACM7 includes:
- a CDS encoding dermonecrotic toxin domain-containing protein, giving the protein MNDSTLLTTVPAPTPPPLSAHASFIQSKLPGWLVEGSPEQRKTFRACLLKSNAARQALAPVFEDLKNPLNFARTLLSEKLTGHLGSLDAEKSTLLREWKNSHLLGLIKTRHKTTEQTLVDAALQNFEPSEALSGGFEAGSAIYLSGYDEKKKSAVSPEHFAGVCRELDIGMQYQRHISEILEPSATAGTTATRSANQIKALIRNDDQNTFEAAIHIALMKKSISTDLYALLLELSHAGSHKDLICSHLTLDGIALPGIMVLQDKWPQIKHVLYIPDDPDDAIKRYDSYNALQTALAIKLDTPSYRKFFNRFIPFERQGTPLTTGTLWSGANRPSNPSFAKPLVRVNIAGDFYETVFRQRIAHLKADARVLAVPTADANTAGSLKKRQELEAAGESLLFFAASFIPIIGEVMLAVTALQLLNSVYHGVAAWSRGDTDEALNDLLDVADAAALGIITAGAIKTTGIATNLVKIRLRDNSERLWHPDLTPYRKALQLPENIHPNAQGLYNHNAKTYVALEDHFYEVKVDTATQQWELQHPSDPNGYAPQMFQNDAAGWRHLHEDPSTWDGLKLIRRLGTVARNIRQEAVEPILLVSGLDRLALIELHLSTQRPPALLTDVLKRFDLRQEIKDFKIERSKGTKTGPYSPFILLHLLTTLSGWPTTRHLTVVDGTETLFAFGDSANATLPELRLTYAQLRNGELTDAVVEKLRTEELSELFKGLVPSTASNAERLAQCLETHLAATKDLLFPKIYALTDQPENPIDEHIRTKYPTLPKSYLQQLTLSLSALEKQQIVRERQLLPLMETEADEYSKEVETARTYEGLYLDSARPLDTDQLILMNLRHLPNWADSVHIEMRDATLNGTLLSSVGSDTAVHRRVLVREGAQYRAYDAAGNPLSGLADLYISIKAALPEAERFAAANSWADRVKTAINSVIERLHKQPLAIREGVASWPTEPANPGFPLDTHFARQETPTNLSLRADGVYEQRPLQGGTHTYYVLENRLYYQVQYAKPGWQVIDARSPYRAYKPYVRQKAGGGWEIDTDSGLPGGTPGVDSSRHLDIPEEASGSYHSATEYVMPVPFTAAEHDRMSSIRSFQQTPNTRGNYDRANNGRYPLRDLKGQPLRIKKIQQQVNSADGGTRYGAAAIKPYIQWEGFEGVANLYEEKLALRTFTAADCKVPEERTLIGQDMVSSKKPLVKGEILGVYGGGLIPGYVGVARKDPFLIDVLPGKLFTHARPPTVLLSGDNVLSRMNTLFEYEQGKPARQATTGYNVEAVPFDVEVQAQGGGKEKYLLYAFFAIDDIPVDNELRWNYGYTEQAIRNLFA
- the dnaB gene encoding replicative DNA helicase; the encoded protein is MNDISAPEQYDLQTAALKVPPHSIEAEQAVLGGLMLDNNAWERVLDQVSDGDFYRHDHRLIFRAIAKLADQNSPIDVVTLAEQLDKEGQTSQVGGLGYLGELAKNTPSVANIKAYAQIVRARATLRQLIGIASEIADSAFNPEGRSAEEILDEAERQIFQIAEARPKTGGPVSVNDLLTKAIDRIDTLFNTDNAITGLSTGYTDLDGMTSGLQPSDLIIVAGRPSMGKTTFAMNLVENAVLRSDKCVLVYSLEMPGESLIMRMLSSLGRIDQTKVRAGRLEDDDWPRLTSAVNLLNDRKLFIDDTAGISPSEMRARTRRLVREHGDVALIMIDYLQLMQIPGSGGDNRTNEISEISRSLKALAKEFNCPVVALSQLNRSLEQRPNKRPINSDLRESGAIEQDADVIMFVYRDEVYHPETEHKGIAEIIIGKQRNGPIGTSRLAFIGKYTRFENLAPGSYNFDDE